A section of the Streptomyces sp. CG1 genome encodes:
- the thrC gene encoding threonine synthase, producing the protein MAVQTVASTSDSTVDLGPAAALSCRECGHRVPLGPVFACEECFGPLEIAYDFSGYDTEELRRRIESGPANIWRYAPLLPVPADVADKPNLNPGGTKLVKADNLAHELGVTGGLYVKDDSGNPTHSFKDRVVAQALEAARAFGFTTLSCSSTGNLAGAVGAAAARAGFRSCVFIPHDLEQGKVVMAAVYGGELVGIEGNYDDVNRFCSELIGDPAGEGWGFVNVNLRPYYAEGSKTLAYEICEQLGWRLPDQIVIPIASGSQLTKIDKGLKELIELGLVEDRPYKIFGAQAEGCSPVSTAFKAGHDVVRPQKPNTIAKSLAIGNPADGPYVLDIARRTGGAVEDVTDEEVVDAIKLLARTEGIFAETAGGVTVGVTRKLIKDGVLDPTKSTVVLNTGDGLKTLDAVAGTGLTATIRPTLESFREAGLE; encoded by the coding sequence ATGGCTGTGCAGACAGTTGCAAGCACCAGCGATTCCACCGTCGACCTCGGTCCCGCAGCGGCCCTGAGCTGTCGCGAGTGCGGGCACCGCGTCCCGCTCGGCCCGGTCTTCGCCTGCGAGGAGTGTTTCGGCCCGCTGGAGATCGCCTACGACTTCTCCGGCTACGACACCGAAGAGCTGCGCCGCCGTATCGAGTCCGGCCCGGCGAACATCTGGCGCTACGCCCCGCTGCTGCCCGTCCCGGCGGACGTGGCCGACAAGCCCAACCTGAACCCGGGCGGGACCAAGCTCGTCAAGGCCGACAACCTCGCCCACGAGCTGGGCGTCACCGGCGGCCTGTATGTGAAGGACGACTCCGGCAACCCGACGCACTCCTTCAAGGACCGCGTGGTCGCCCAGGCCCTGGAGGCCGCCCGTGCCTTCGGCTTCACCACGCTCTCCTGCTCCTCGACCGGCAACCTGGCCGGTGCCGTCGGCGCCGCCGCGGCCCGCGCCGGCTTCCGTTCCTGCGTGTTCATCCCGCACGACCTGGAGCAGGGCAAGGTCGTCATGGCCGCGGTCTACGGCGGCGAACTGGTCGGCATCGAGGGCAACTACGACGATGTGAACCGCTTCTGCTCGGAGCTGATCGGCGACCCGGCCGGCGAGGGCTGGGGCTTCGTCAACGTCAACCTGCGGCCGTACTACGCGGAGGGCTCCAAGACCCTCGCGTACGAGATCTGCGAGCAGCTCGGCTGGCGGCTGCCCGACCAGATCGTGATCCCGATCGCCTCCGGCTCCCAGCTCACGAAGATCGACAAGGGTCTGAAGGAACTGATCGAGCTGGGTCTGGTCGAGGACAGGCCGTACAAGATCTTCGGCGCGCAGGCCGAGGGCTGCTCGCCGGTGTCGACGGCCTTCAAGGCCGGCCACGACGTGGTCCGCCCTCAGAAGCCGAACACCATCGCCAAGTCCCTCGCCATCGGCAACCCGGCCGACGGGCCGTACGTCCTGGACATCGCGCGCCGCACCGGCGGCGCCGTGGAGGACGTGACGGACGAGGAAGTCGTCGACGCCATCAAGCTGCTGGCCCGCACCGAGGGCATCTTCGCGGAAACCGCCGGTGGGGTGACCGTCGGCGTGACGCGCAAGCTGATCAAGGACGGCGTCCTGGACCCGACGAAGTCCACGGTGGTTCTCAACACCGGTGATGGGCTGAAGACGCTGGACGCGGTGGCTGGTACGGGGCTGACCGCGACGATCCGCCCCACCCTGGAGTCGTTCCGCGAGGCGGGGCTTGAGTAG
- a CDS encoding cold-shock protein → MAQGTVKWFNAEKGYGFIAVDGGADVFVHYSAIQMDGYRTLEEGQRVDFEISQGQKGPQADMVRLATS, encoded by the coding sequence ATGGCTCAGGGCACCGTCAAGTGGTTCAACGCGGAGAAGGGGTACGGCTTCATCGCGGTCGACGGTGGTGCGGATGTTTTCGTCCACTACAGCGCGATCCAGATGGACGGTTACCGCACCCTGGAAGAGGGACAGCGGGTCGACTTCGAGATCTCGCAGGGCCAGAAGGGCCCGCAGGCGGACATGGTCCGGCTGGCGACCAGCTGA
- a CDS encoding MoaD/ThiS family protein encodes MSVTVRIPTILRTYTGGQAEVAAEGATLAEVIEDLEKNHTGIAARVLDDQGKLRRFVNVYVNDDDVRFEQGLQTATPDGAGVSIIPAVAGG; translated from the coding sequence ATGAGCGTCACTGTCCGCATCCCGACCATCCTGCGCACCTACACCGGCGGGCAGGCCGAGGTCGCCGCCGAGGGCGCGACCCTCGCCGAGGTCATCGAGGACCTGGAGAAGAACCACACCGGGATCGCCGCCCGTGTCCTGGACGACCAGGGCAAGCTGCGCCGGTTCGTGAACGTCTACGTCAACGACGACGACGTCCGCTTCGAGCAGGGCCTTCAGACCGCGACGCCCGACGGCGCGGGCGTCTCCATCATCCCGGCGGTCGCCGGCGGCTGA